The proteins below come from a single Phorcysia thermohydrogeniphila genomic window:
- a CDS encoding PIN domain-containing protein has translation MRVPVFLDSSVIIEGLKKNSTALEINKHLLKVVDKVELCINGIVFSEVIYQLTYKRKFSLDELEAFLSKFKFLEIGKNVGNIALKYMKSYKLRPNDDQIFDITGRRLHYTCKRRRNCSN, from the coding sequence ATGAGAGTACCAGTATTTTTAGACAGCTCAGTGATTATAGAGGGACTCAAAAAGAACAGTACGGCTCTGGAGATAAACAAGCATTTACTTAAAGTAGTTGATAAAGTTGAGCTTTGCATAAACGGAATCGTCTTTAGTGAAGTAATTTACCAGCTAACTTATAAGAGAAAATTCTCATTGGATGAATTAGAGGCTTTCTTAAGCAAATTCAAATTTTTAGAAATCGGAAAAAACGTAGGAAACATAGCCCTGAAATACATGAAGTCCTACAAACTTAGACCAAACGACGATCAAATATTTGATATCACTGGACGAAGACTTCACTACACCTGCAAAAGAAGAAGGAATTGTTCTAATTAA
- a CDS encoding efflux RND transporter periplasmic adaptor subunit gives MFLRAFLLFVFMALSFCGALAEEEVSHREHEHEHEHEHERVVELPDSVIKEFKIRTERATLKLLSRQVELPAEIVEVPEKEVHIVPPVKGFVRRVFKGLGDKVQAGEVLAIIDSPELADLKSSYLIAKKKWELAKELFEREKILWSKKIVAEESFLKAKQELELAEIELRALEQKLLTLGFSPAEIKGFEEGEVPLGRYPLRAPISGVIVEKHLSTGEMVGPGRVAFRVVDLSEVWAVISVYRQWIPYVKKGQKVRLVLGEGQPEITAVVDYVSPSVDPETRAVRARVVLDNSSGELRPGLLIKAFLPVGRGREVLAVPESAVQYVHGHPVVFVRKGKGFEMREVELGERYGKWIEVRKGLSVGEEYVVSGAFTLKAEMEKEAFEHAGHVH, from the coding sequence GTGTTCTTAAGAGCGTTTCTTCTTTTTGTCTTTATGGCCTTATCCTTTTGTGGAGCTCTGGCTGAGGAAGAAGTTTCTCACCGTGAGCATGAACACGAACACGAACACGAACACGAAAGAGTAGTAGAGCTCCCAGACAGCGTTATTAAGGAGTTCAAGATTCGCACAGAGAGAGCTACCTTAAAACTCCTTTCTCGGCAGGTGGAGCTCCCTGCAGAAATCGTTGAAGTTCCAGAAAAGGAAGTTCACATAGTTCCTCCGGTTAAAGGCTTTGTTCGCCGTGTCTTTAAAGGCTTGGGAGATAAGGTTCAGGCCGGAGAGGTCTTGGCAATTATTGACAGTCCGGAGCTTGCCGATTTAAAGAGTTCCTACCTGATAGCTAAGAAAAAGTGGGAGCTTGCTAAGGAGCTCTTTGAAAGGGAGAAAATCCTCTGGAGTAAGAAGATAGTCGCTGAGGAGAGCTTCTTAAAGGCAAAGCAGGAGTTGGAGCTTGCAGAGATTGAGCTTAGAGCTTTAGAACAGAAGTTGCTCACCTTAGGTTTTTCACCGGCAGAGATTAAGGGGTTTGAGGAGGGGGAAGTCCCCTTGGGGCGTTATCCCCTGAGAGCTCCGATTTCTGGAGTAATCGTTGAAAAGCACCTTTCAACGGGGGAAATGGTAGGGCCAGGAAGGGTTGCCTTTCGGGTTGTAGACCTTTCGGAAGTCTGGGCTGTGATTTCCGTCTACCGTCAGTGGATACCCTACGTTAAAAAGGGGCAAAAGGTGCGTCTTGTCCTTGGAGAGGGACAGCCTGAGATAACGGCTGTAGTTGACTACGTTAGTCCATCTGTTGACCCGGAGACGAGGGCTGTTCGGGCAAGGGTCGTTCTGGATAACAGTTCCGGGGAGCTCCGTCCCGGTCTCCTTATAAAGGCCTTTCTTCCCGTCGGTAGAGGAAGGGAGGTTCTTGCAGTTCCGGAGAGTGCAGTCCAGTACGTTCACGGCCACCCGGTCGTTTTCGTCCGTAAGGGGAAAGGTTTTGAGATGAGGGAAGTGGAGCTCGGAGAGCGTTACGGTAAGTGGATAGAGGTTCGCAAAGGGCTCTCAGTAGGGGAAGAGTACGTCGTTTCCGGTGCTTTTACTTTAAAGGCCGAGATGGAGAAGGAGGCCTTTGAGCACGCCGGGCACGTCCACTGA
- a CDS encoding leucyl aminopeptidase — protein sequence MKLTYVAELPANKKADALVIGVYEGLKNVTKDESEQLKAVNFSGKAGEVATLPGTESFRALIYVGLGKKGELKPDTVRTAAAKGIKTAVKLKAKKVVFETFGADKLEERAVKALAEGIVLGSYRFNKYKGGEGDKFDVEKVTVAGEKEFKKAFEAGRLIAEAANFTRSLVNEPGNVITPEKLAEVAKELAEEYGFECKVFDEKELEENKMVGILTVGRGSDNPPRFIHLAYKPKKAKKKVVLVGKGVTFDSGGLNIKPEQFMKTMKSDKAGACAVLGIMKAVGELKPKVEVHALIPTVENMPSGKAYRPDDVIVYKNGKSVEIHSTDAEGRLILADALIYGSELSPDLMIDMATLTGACVVALGHYTSGLFTRDDRLCKELLKLSSETGEKMWHMPLDDDLKEEIKGLYADIQNVGKSRYGGAITAALFLENFVDTEKVKAWAHIDIAGPAFLDKEWKYYSPGATGQPVRTIVELLLKED from the coding sequence ATGAAGCTGACATACGTGGCGGAGCTCCCTGCAAATAAAAAGGCCGATGCCCTTGTGATTGGCGTCTATGAGGGGCTTAAGAACGTTACTAAGGACGAATCAGAACAGCTTAAGGCCGTTAACTTTTCTGGAAAAGCAGGAGAAGTAGCCACACTTCCGGGAACGGAAAGCTTCAGAGCTCTTATTTACGTTGGGCTTGGAAAGAAAGGGGAGCTCAAACCCGATACTGTTCGCACTGCTGCTGCCAAGGGGATAAAGACTGCCGTCAAGTTAAAGGCTAAAAAGGTTGTCTTTGAAACCTTTGGAGCAGATAAGCTTGAGGAAAGGGCTGTAAAGGCTTTAGCTGAGGGAATAGTCCTTGGAAGCTACAGGTTTAACAAGTATAAGGGCGGTGAGGGAGACAAGTTTGATGTAGAGAAGGTAACGGTTGCCGGTGAAAAGGAGTTTAAGAAGGCCTTTGAGGCCGGTAGGCTCATAGCCGAAGCTGCAAACTTTACAAGAAGCCTTGTCAACGAGCCCGGAAACGTTATTACTCCGGAAAAGTTGGCAGAGGTTGCTAAGGAGTTGGCAGAGGAGTACGGATTTGAGTGTAAGGTCTTTGACGAGAAGGAGCTTGAAGAGAACAAAATGGTTGGAATCCTTACCGTTGGAAGGGGAAGCGACAACCCACCGAGGTTTATCCACTTGGCCTATAAGCCGAAGAAGGCCAAAAAGAAGGTTGTCCTTGTAGGTAAGGGCGTTACCTTTGACAGCGGTGGTCTAAACATCAAGCCTGAACAGTTTATGAAGACGATGAAGTCCGACAAGGCCGGTGCTTGCGCCGTTCTCGGAATAATGAAGGCCGTTGGAGAGCTAAAGCCAAAGGTAGAGGTTCACGCCCTTATTCCAACAGTTGAAAACATGCCAAGCGGAAAGGCATATAGGCCTGACGACGTAATTGTCTATAAGAACGGTAAAAGCGTTGAGATTCACTCAACAGATGCAGAGGGAAGGTTAATCTTAGCCGACGCCCTCATCTACGGCTCAGAGCTCTCCCCAGACCTTATGATAGACATGGCTACTCTGACCGGAGCTTGCGTTGTTGCCCTCGGACACTACACTTCCGGACTCTTTACAAGGGACGATAGGCTCTGTAAGGAACTTTTAAAACTCTCCTCTGAAACTGGCGAAAAGATGTGGCACATGCCATTGGACGACGACCTAAAGGAGGAGATTAAAGGCCTTTACGCCGACATTCAGAACGTTGGAAAATCAAGGTACGGCGGGGCAATAACTGCAGCCCTCTTCTTAGAGAACTTTGTTGACACAGAGAAGGTAAAAGCTTGGGCTCACATAGACATTGCTGGTCCTGCCTTCCTTGACAAGGAGTGGAAGTACTACTCTCCCGGAGCTACAGGCCAGCCGGTTAGAACAATTGTGGAGCTCCTTCTAAAAGAGGACTAA
- a CDS encoding TolC family protein, with amino-acid sequence MHLKFFPLVLFLVFLPFNVFAKEVISFSDALRQVLSSYPSVKVFKEKREAIRALSEDAKKLPNPELELSTEDFLGSGRFRAFSSSEVTLLFSQRFPLFGKREKRREEILSQEGVISSEESLLRAELFKETALSFTDVLYAKEKVKLYRELSRVLQKLVEVSKLKFEAGKVSELEKLRAEIAAGRIEVELQSAIGEYRVALQKLYSLLKREGVEPEGDFFSLREVPERVLPDKHPKVAGVKAEILTLKKRFDLVKAEALPDLTLSGGVRYFNEDDERAYLLSVSLDIPVFNRNGYKLMALKREMAGKRFLLESVSLELERKFQEVRGKLEIVTREIKTLEEKLIPRAEEIYRRVFEGYRYGKVDLLSVLDAQRTLFELKLALLEAYRKYHALRAELFYILARPDYRFF; translated from the coding sequence ATGCATCTAAAATTTTTTCCTTTAGTTCTTTTTTTAGTTTTCCTTCCATTTAATGTCTTTGCTAAGGAAGTAATCTCCTTTTCGGATGCCCTGAGGCAGGTGCTAAGTTCCTACCCAAGCGTTAAGGTTTTTAAAGAAAAAAGGGAGGCGATTCGCGCCCTTTCTGAGGACGCTAAAAAGCTACCCAATCCTGAGTTAGAGCTCTCTACCGAAGATTTTTTGGGCTCTGGAAGGTTTAGAGCTTTCAGCTCTTCAGAGGTAACCCTACTTTTTTCACAGCGTTTCCCCCTTTTTGGGAAGAGGGAAAAGCGTCGGGAAGAAATCCTTTCTCAGGAAGGCGTTATTTCAAGTGAGGAGTCTCTCCTTAGGGCAGAGCTCTTTAAAGAAACCGCTTTAAGTTTTACAGACGTTCTCTACGCAAAAGAAAAGGTAAAACTCTATAGAGAACTTAGCCGTGTCCTTCAAAAACTTGTAGAGGTGTCAAAGCTGAAATTTGAGGCCGGTAAAGTTTCAGAGCTTGAAAAGCTCAGAGCTGAGATAGCCGCCGGCCGGATTGAGGTGGAGCTCCAAAGTGCTATCGGCGAGTATAGAGTAGCCCTGCAGAAACTCTACTCTCTCTTGAAGAGAGAAGGGGTAGAGCCTGAAGGAGACTTTTTCAGCTTAAGGGAAGTTCCTGAAAGGGTTTTACCGGATAAACACCCGAAAGTGGCGGGGGTAAAGGCCGAAATTCTGACTCTTAAAAAGAGGTTTGACCTTGTAAAGGCAGAGGCCTTGCCGGATTTAACCCTTTCTGGAGGGGTGCGCTACTTCAATGAGGATGATGAAAGGGCTTACCTGTTAAGCGTTAGTCTGGACATTCCGGTCTTTAACAGAAACGGCTATAAGCTGATGGCCTTAAAGAGAGAGATGGCCGGAAAGCGTTTCCTCCTTGAAAGTGTTAGCTTAGAGCTTGAGAGGAAGTTTCAGGAGGTAAGGGGAAAGCTTGAGATAGTTACCCGTGAGATTAAAACCTTAGAGGAAAAGCTCATACCGAGGGCTGAAGAGATATACAGACGGGTATTTGAAGGCTACCGTTACGGCAAAGTTGACCTTCTTTCAGTCCTTGATGCCCAGAGGACTCTCTTTGAGCTGAAGCTGGCACTACTTGAGGCTTACAGGAAGTACCACGCTTTAAGGGCTGAGCTTTTCTACATCCTTGCACGGCCGGACTACAGATTCTTTTGA
- a CDS encoding tetratricopeptide repeat protein: protein MRRALSLSILLFAVSCGSVSVPVKEKLKVKPREEKVTVKGDYRPEPGALFYYMVYLNERNRGNYTAAYEAIKKAVEKSPKRVEYLLEAAKMAVDLRKLNDAERFVQKVLSIDPDNLQALKLKGGILVVRGDYRGAEEVYRKILGLSPDRETCVMLANLYINEKKYDKAEEVLSKGRELFPDDYLIAYFSGQVRYLKGDTEGAIRYLQRAIELNPDMESAYVLLGKIFKKERRYKEAETFLTKVLKNNPDNVYALKELLGIYLKENKPQKALEVINRLVQLEPYDLKLLSWVAATLFEMKEYKQVIPIVERITKLNPDNPNVYFMLGLAYEMSGELEGALKAYEKSLDIYPENPTVLERTALVLYKLNRLRDAKAYFERLWELTKKPQYLLKVAIITDREGNTQEAYNLLKVWEGEFKDVSDLYFYLAYFSEKLGKDSETEEYLKKLIQSSPTPDAYNYLAYFYAQRGKNLDEAEELVDKALSKEPHSPAFLDTKGWVLFKKGSYEEACEYLKKALTFKPEDPVINEHYSECLFKLGRLKEAKEHLLKAFVGIMKDPSIQEEEKGILQRVGKLLKEITRKEEK, encoded by the coding sequence ATGAGAAGAGCTCTTTCTTTGTCAATCCTGCTGTTTGCCGTCTCCTGTGGTTCGGTTTCTGTTCCGGTAAAGGAAAAGCTTAAGGTTAAGCCAAGGGAAGAAAAAGTTACCGTTAAAGGGGATTACCGTCCTGAGCCGGGAGCTCTCTTCTACTACATGGTTTACCTTAACGAGAGGAACAGGGGTAACTACACAGCTGCCTATGAGGCAATAAAAAAGGCAGTAGAGAAGTCCCCTAAACGGGTAGAGTACCTTCTTGAAGCTGCCAAGATGGCAGTTGATTTGAGGAAGTTAAACGATGCCGAAAGGTTTGTCCAGAAAGTTCTTTCTATTGACCCTGATAACTTACAGGCCTTAAAGCTAAAGGGTGGAATACTTGTCGTTAGGGGGGACTACAGGGGAGCAGAGGAGGTTTACAGGAAGATACTGGGGCTCTCTCCCGATAGGGAAACCTGCGTGATGCTGGCCAACCTTTACATAAACGAGAAAAAGTACGATAAAGCAGAGGAAGTTTTAAGTAAGGGCAGGGAGCTCTTCCCTGACGACTACTTAATTGCTTACTTTTCGGGACAGGTTCGTTACCTAAAAGGAGATACAGAGGGAGCTATACGCTACCTTCAGAGGGCGATAGAGCTAAACCCAGATATGGAAAGCGCCTACGTCCTGCTTGGTAAGATTTTTAAAAAGGAAAGGCGTTACAAAGAGGCAGAGACCTTTTTAACTAAGGTTTTAAAAAACAATCCGGATAACGTTTACGCTCTAAAGGAGCTCCTTGGCATTTACCTAAAAGAGAATAAACCCCAGAAGGCCTTAGAGGTAATAAACAGGCTTGTCCAGCTTGAACCTTACGACCTTAAGCTCCTTTCTTGGGTCGCGGCGACCCTCTTTGAGATGAAGGAGTACAAACAGGTGATTCCAATAGTTGAGCGTATCACAAAGCTCAATCCCGACAACCCCAACGTCTACTTTATGCTCGGCCTTGCCTATGAGATGTCGGGAGAGCTTGAGGGAGCTCTAAAGGCTTATGAAAAATCCTTAGACATCTACCCAGAAAACCCTACAGTCCTTGAGAGAACCGCCTTAGTCCTTTACAAGCTCAACAGACTCAGGGATGCAAAGGCCTACTTTGAGAGGCTCTGGGAGCTCACCAAAAAGCCCCAGTACTTGCTGAAGGTTGCAATAATCACCGACAGAGAGGGGAACACCCAAGAGGCCTACAACCTCCTAAAGGTGTGGGAAGGAGAGTTTAAGGACGTTTCAGACCTATACTTCTACCTTGCCTACTTTTCCGAAAAGCTCGGAAAGGACTCAGAGACGGAAGAGTATCTTAAAAAGCTGATACAGAGCTCCCCAACCCCAGACGCCTACAACTACTTGGCCTACTTTTACGCCCAGAGAGGGAAGAACTTGGACGAGGCCGAGGAGCTCGTGGATAAGGCACTCTCAAAAGAACCCCACAGTCCGGCCTTCCTTGACACGAAGGGCTGGGTTCTCTTTAAAAAGGGTAGCTACGAGGAGGCCTGTGAGTACTTGAAGAAGGCCTTGACCTTTAAGCCAGAAGACCCCGTTATAAACGAACACTACAGCGAATGTCTCTTTAAGCTCGGAAGGCTAAAGGAGGCAAAAGAACACCTCCTAAAAGCTTTTGTTGGTATCATGAAAGACCCTTCCATCCAAGAGGAGGAAAAGGGAATCCTCCAGAGGGTAGGAAAACTCCTTAAAGAAATTACGAGGAAGGAGGAAAAATGA